Proteins from one Cyprinus carpio isolate SPL01 chromosome B15, ASM1834038v1, whole genome shotgun sequence genomic window:
- the LOC109104572 gene encoding sushi domain-containing protein 6-like isoform X1 has product MSAQRLSLWSCVRTALSCGALMLAALPDFTTGKNCSHPLVSEHGGFRCEPSPCRGFPHKSIISFFCEPGYILPKHHHRSKCQRGEWRPAVPVCVTQPEGHAEQKENIVNSIPSVATTAIGVSIFLLTTTACLVIKSRLFSCRTQRRSSDQLDLVVDGLPVSLPTYEEAIYSSWGQRLPPFRGPTQLLLTQDASEHSPLTSLIRPDSNHCTDTTNQSTETPPPPYEEVQSRSRDTENDSGERALQSALSVDKNN; this is encoded by the exons ATGTCTGCACAGCGATTGTCTCTCTGGTCATGTGTGCGTACTGCGCTGAGCTGCGGGGCTCTCATGCTGGCTGCTCTGCCAGACTTCACCAC CGGCAAGAACTGCTCTCACCCGCTCGTATCCGAGCATGGAGGTTTCCGCTGTGAACCCTCTCCCTGTCGTGGTTTCCCTCACAAAAGCATCATTAGCTTTTTCTGCGAGCCTGGCTACATTCTACCCAAACACCACCATCGGTCAAAGTGTCAGCGTGGGGAATGGCGTCCCGCAGTGCCTGTCTGCGTGACCCAACCAg agggtcatgctgaacaaaaagaaaacatagtCAACTCTATCCCAAGTGTGGCTACGACTGCTATTGGTGTGTCCATCTTCCTTCTCACCACAACAGCCTGTTTGGTCATCAAATCCCGTCTATTCTCCTGTCGAACGCAACG GCGTTCCTCGGATCAGTTGGACCTTGTAGTAGATGGCTTACCTGTATCTCTTCCCACGTACGAGGAGGCAATCTACAGCAGTTGGGGCCAGCGACTCCCGCCTTTCCGTGGACCCACTCAGCTCCTGCTGACCCAGGATGCATCAGAACACAGTCCGCTGACTTCGCTCATACGCCCTGATTCGAATCACTGCACCGacacaaccaatcagagcacagagACTCCACCGCCTCCTTACGAAGAGGTCCAATCACGATCCAGAGACACCGAGAACGACAGTGGCGAACGGGCTTTGCAAAGTGCACTTTCTGTTGATAAAAACAACTAA
- the LOC109104572 gene encoding sushi domain-containing protein 6-like isoform X2 — protein sequence MSAQRLSLWSCVRTALSCGALMLAALPDFTTGKNCSHPLVSEHGGFRCEPSPCRGFPHKSIISFFCEPGYILPKHHHRSKCQRGEWRPAVPVCVTQPEGHAEQKENIVNSIPSVATTAIGVSIFLLTTTACLVIKSRLFSCRTQRRSSDQLDLVVDGLPVSLPTYEEAIYSSWGQRLPPFRGPTQLLLTQDASEHSPLTSLIRPDSNHCTDTTNQSTETPPPPYEEVQSRSRDTENDSGERALQSALSVDKNN from the exons ATGTCTGCACAGCGATTGTCTCTCTGGTCATGTGTGCGTACTGCGCTGAGCTGCGGGGCTCTCATGCTGGCTGCTCTGCCAGACTTCACCACCGG CAAGAACTGCTCTCACCCGCTCGTATCCGAGCATGGAGGTTTCCGCTGTGAACCCTCTCCCTGTCGTGGTTTCCCTCACAAAAGCATCATTAGCTTTTTCTGCGAGCCTGGCTACATTCTACCCAAACACCACCATCGGTCAAAGTGTCAGCGTGGGGAATGGCGTCCCGCAGTGCCTGTCTGCGTGACCCAACCAg agggtcatgctgaacaaaaagaaaacatagtCAACTCTATCCCAAGTGTGGCTACGACTGCTATTGGTGTGTCCATCTTCCTTCTCACCACAACAGCCTGTTTGGTCATCAAATCCCGTCTATTCTCCTGTCGAACGCAACG GCGTTCCTCGGATCAGTTGGACCTTGTAGTAGATGGCTTACCTGTATCTCTTCCCACGTACGAGGAGGCAATCTACAGCAGTTGGGGCCAGCGACTCCCGCCTTTCCGTGGACCCACTCAGCTCCTGCTGACCCAGGATGCATCAGAACACAGTCCGCTGACTTCGCTCATACGCCCTGATTCGAATCACTGCACCGacacaaccaatcagagcacagagACTCCACCGCCTCCTTACGAAGAGGTCCAATCACGATCCAGAGACACCGAGAACGACAGTGGCGAACGGGCTTTGCAAAGTGCACTTTCTGTTGATAAAAACAACTAA